Proteins from a single region of Betaproteobacteria bacterium:
- a CDS encoding Mth938-like domain-containing protein, with protein sequence MKFHLATAPGVNLFSGYGDGYVAVNGVRHETSLVLMPERIIAPWDAPAFEALGPAHFEFLRGLGAEVVLLGTGARLRFPPASLQRIILQAGTGLETMDAMAACRTYNILAAEGRKVAAAILLR encoded by the coding sequence ATGAAATTCCATCTCGCCACCGCACCCGGCGTGAACCTTTTCTCCGGTTACGGCGACGGCTATGTCGCCGTCAACGGCGTGCGCCACGAAACGAGCCTGGTGCTGATGCCGGAGCGCATCATCGCGCCCTGGGACGCGCCGGCATTCGAAGCGCTCGGCCCGGCGCACTTCGAGTTCCTGCGCGGCCTTGGCGCCGAAGTGGTGCTGCTCGGCACCGGCGCGCGCCTGCGCTTCCCGCCGGCATCCCTGCAGCGGATCATCCTGCAGGCGGGCACCGGCCTGGAGACCATGGACGCCATGGCGGCGTGCCGCACGTACAACATCCTGGCCGCCGAAGGCCGGAAGGTCGCGGCGGCGATCCTGCTGCGCTGA